One genomic region from Sulfolobales archaeon encodes:
- a CDS encoding nucleotidyltransferase family protein, translating into MKAAILAGGYGKRLRPLTDDKPKPLIEVGGKPIIVWQIEWLKRHGIKDLVILVGYKKNMIIDELGSGSRYGVRISYVVEEDPLGTGGALKNAEHILSREEMFLLINGDIITTLNPLELVEILRKNPVAVASIAVVPLRSPYGVVRVNDSGNVTSFIEKPIIPDYMINAGVYAMKPTIFDYLPERGDIERTCFPRLASEGKLLAKIYGEDVYWRSIDTVKDIEEVGNDISGGKLVL; encoded by the coding sequence TTGAAGGCAGCAATACTAGCTGGGGGATATGGTAAGAGGTTAAGACCTCTTACAGATGATAAGCCTAAACCCCTTATCGAGGTGGGTGGAAAGCCCATCATAGTTTGGCAGATCGAGTGGCTTAAAAGACATGGTATCAAGGATCTAGTGATTCTAGTTGGGTATAAGAAGAACATGATTATAGATGAGCTGGGATCAGGAAGCAGATATGGGGTTAGAATTTCATATGTAGTTGAAGAGGATCCCCTAGGAACCGGTGGGGCTCTAAAGAATGCTGAGCATATATTGAGTAGGGAGGAGATGTTTCTACTGATAAATGGAGATATAATAACCACATTGAATCCTCTCGAGTTAGTTGAAATACTGAGGAAAAATCCCGTAGCTGTTGCATCAATAGCGGTGGTTCCCTTAAGAAGCCCCTATGGAGTTGTTAGGGTCAACGATAGTGGGAATGTGACTAGCTTTATAGAGAAGCCGATAATCCCAGATTATATGATCAATGCTGGTGTATATGCTATGAAGCCCACTATATTTGACTACCTACCAGAGAGGGGCGATATAGAGAGAACATGCTTCCCTAGACTAGCATCTGAAGGGAAGCTCCTGGCAAAGATATATGGGGAAGATGTTTATTGGAGATCGATAGATACTGTAAAGGATATAGAGGAGGTGGGGAACGACATATCGGGAGGTAAGCTAGTCCTCTAG
- the prs gene encoding ribose-phosphate diphosphokinase produces MYSVIPLSGDPGIGERVASLLGGEVVKAFTKEHPDGELYLRLEGRVGGKRVLITQSMYPMQDRKFIELLLAIDAAIRGGASEVDLLISYLAYARQDKVFLEGEPVSINVILRSIKDLGVNRVFVVEPHSDIPKRIYGEGFIEIDGITPLASQFKDEEELVVFSPDIGGVERAKRLASKLSNVYGVYYIEKQRDRYTGEVRSFIKEEINLRGKKALIVDDIISTGGTIANAAKLILERGASKVYVACVHPIFVKGSVERIRDAGVSRIVCGKTVKHYVEGVEYIDLYMHIYTKITEILSLNIGYHTDSKGSSVV; encoded by the coding sequence ATGTATAGTGTAATCCCGCTAAGTGGGGATCCAGGTATTGGGGAGAGGGTAGCATCACTTCTAGGTGGAGAGGTTGTAAAAGCATTTACAAAGGAACATCCTGATGGCGAGCTATATCTAAGGCTAGAGGGGAGGGTGGGGGGTAAGAGGGTTCTAATAACCCAGTCTATGTACCCCATGCAGGATAGAAAATTCATCGAGCTACTATTAGCGATAGATGCTGCAATCAGAGGTGGAGCCTCCGAGGTGGATCTCTTAATAAGCTATCTAGCATATGCTAGACAGGATAAGGTCTTCTTAGAAGGAGAGCCTGTATCGATAAATGTGATTCTGAGGAGCATAAAAGATCTAGGTGTGAACAGGGTTTTTGTCGTAGAGCCCCACTCAGATATACCAAAGAGAATCTATGGGGAAGGATTCATCGAGATAGATGGTATCACACCCCTTGCCTCGCAGTTTAAAGATGAAGAGGAGCTCGTAGTATTTTCACCAGATATAGGTGGTGTTGAAAGAGCTAAGAGATTAGCATCGAAACTATCAAATGTATATGGTGTATACTATATTGAGAAGCAGAGAGATCGATATACAGGTGAGGTTAGATCCTTTATTAAGGAGGAAATAAACCTTAGAGGAAAAAAAGCATTAATAGTAGACGATATAATAAGCACTGGAGGAACCATAGCTAATGCTGCTAAATTAATACTCGAGAGGGGAGCTTCTAAGGTATATGTTGCATGTGTCCACCCAATATTCGTTAAAGGTTCCGTTGAAAGGATAAGGGATGCTGGTGTTAGCAGAATCGTCTGTGGAAAAACTGTTAAACACTATGTTGAAGGAGTAGAATATATAGACCTATATATGCATATATATACAAAAATCACAGAGATCCTATCTCTAAACATAGGGTATCACACAGACTCTAAGGGTTCCAGTGTCGTTTGA
- the twy1 gene encoding 4-demethylwyosine synthase TYW1, giving the protein MTVRLQVVRDPYKEINDKLRAQKYHLIGSHSAVKKCLWTHKAVYEGKFCYKGKFYGIESHRCIQSSVSTQWCWNACMHCWRLRPTDIVDEWDEKGLISIDDPRFIVEMSIIEHRRTISGYKALGVPEEVIREAMDPKHVAISLTGENTLYPRLGELIKEYHRRGITTFLVTRAVRPDILANLDEEPSQLYISLETYDEEGYEFFTAPLVANAWRLTMETIEMLPSFTCPTVYRITAVRGWNMDEKAVKGFARLVEIGMPTFIEVKAYMHIGTSVTRLTRDNMPTHEEILRFAEELAKETGYRLVSHSRPSRVALLSKLDKPLIRHGNAKISWWDPDYEGEDEYEYQSVYGVIATK; this is encoded by the coding sequence ATGACGGTAAGGCTCCAAGTGGTTAGGGATCCATATAAGGAGATAAATGATAAGCTTAGAGCTCAGAAGTATCATTTAATAGGCTCCCATTCAGCTGTTAAGAAGTGTTTATGGACACATAAGGCTGTTTATGAGGGTAAATTCTGCTATAAGGGTAAATTTTATGGTATTGAGAGTCATAGATGTATTCAATCCTCTGTATCTACTCAGTGGTGTTGGAACGCATGTATGCACTGCTGGAGATTAAGGCCAACAGATATTGTTGATGAGTGGGATGAGAAGGGTCTCATAAGTATTGATGATCCTAGGTTTATTGTTGAGATGTCTATAATAGAGCATAGAAGAACGATCTCAGGCTATAAGGCTCTCGGCGTTCCTGAGGAGGTCATAAGAGAGGCTATGGATCCAAAGCATGTTGCGATAAGCCTAACAGGTGAGAACACACTCTATCCAAGGCTCGGCGAGTTAATAAAGGAATATCATAGAAGGGGTATAACAACATTTCTAGTTACAAGAGCTGTAAGGCCAGATATACTTGCTAACCTTGATGAGGAGCCTTCCCAGCTCTATATATCCCTTGAGACCTATGATGAAGAGGGCTACGAATTCTTCACAGCCCCCCTTGTGGCGAATGCGTGGAGGCTGACAATGGAGACTATAGAGATGCTCCCCAGCTTCACATGTCCCACAGTATATAGGATAACAGCTGTTAGGGGGTGGAATATGGATGAAAAGGCTGTCAAGGGATTTGCAAGGCTTGTTGAGATAGGGATGCCAACATTCATAGAGGTGAAAGCATATATGCATATCGGCACATCGGTGACAAGGCTTACAAGGGATAACATGCCTACACATGAAGAGATACTAAGATTCGCGGAGGAGCTAGCAAAGGAGACTGGGTATAGGCTTGTATCCCATAGCAGGCCATCCAGAGTAGCTCTTCTATCGAAGCTAGATAAACCCCTTATAAGGCATGGCAATGCTAAGATCTCCTGGTGGGATCCTGACTATGAGGGAGAAGACGAGTATGAATACCAAAGTGTATATGGTGTTATAGCAACTAAATAA
- a CDS encoding Zn-ribbon domain-containing OB-fold protein produces MSDDKTIIKKLPEHIDRLSEEALSLIDNIVRETGLPIYQDPKTGAPMWLDVRELRLRYVIPVKNIEEFFKGLRNGVVRTTKCKECGTIYFPPQPDCPKCRVRNMEWIDIDGEGELLTWTVINVKPLSFSHLKDYIVGIVRMPQGFNILAWINVDSHEKLAPGMKMRLKVGRRDPEGYITYWFEPI; encoded by the coding sequence ATGAGCGATGATAAGACTATTATAAAGAAGCTCCCAGAACATATAGACAGGCTTTCTGAGGAGGCTCTATCATTAATAGATAATATTGTTAGAGAGACCGGCCTACCAATATATCAAGATCCGAAGACAGGGGCTCCCATGTGGCTTGATGTGAGAGAGCTAAGGCTAAGATATGTAATACCTGTTAAAAATATCGAGGAGTTCTTCAAAGGTTTGAGGAATGGAGTGGTTAGAACAACTAAATGTAAAGAATGTGGAACAATATACTTCCCACCCCAGCCCGACTGCCCTAAGTGTAGGGTAAGGAATATGGAGTGGATCGATATAGATGGTGAGGGAGAACTGTTAACATGGACAGTAATAAATGTTAAGCCTCTCAGCTTCTCACATTTAAAAGACTATATTGTTGGTATAGTGAGAATGCCTCAAGGCTTTAATATATTGGCATGGATAAATGTAGATAGCCATGAAAAGCTCGCTCCAGGTATGAAGATGAGGTTAAAAGTTGGTAGAAGAGATCCTGAAGGCTATATAACATACTGGTTTGAACCAATATAG
- a CDS encoding thiolase domain-containing protein produces MKRVAIVGTGIARYGYRTDATLAEIAYEAIKEALDEARIGPEDIDSFVVGNVGSWSSEPLPAVLIGEYAGLVPKNGIRVEAACATGLAATRTAYNMIASGEASIVLVIGVEKMNESTTPQVVELIGRAGNYFWEFQNFGMTFPGYYAMYATSYMKRFGVREEDLCEVAVKNHYYGSMNPKAHFQNRITVEQCMSSRYVAWPLKLYDSSPITDGAAALILASEDIAMKITDSPIWIRGWGYANGTSNLSKRSDYIGLEATRVAAEMLYKKIGVDPKNPAKYFDVANLHDAFTIAELMALSDMGFVKKGEEHIVVREKQTYIGGLIPVNLDGGLKAKGHPIGATGVGMLVELTRQLQQRVERGRQAPIKRGWALAHNVGGTGHYVFTAALSVDKP; encoded by the coding sequence ATGAAGAGAGTCGCAATAGTAGGGACAGGAATAGCTAGATATGGCTATAGAACAGATGCAACACTAGCAGAGATAGCATATGAAGCTATAAAAGAAGCCCTGGATGAGGCTAGAATAGGCCCTGAGGATATAGATAGCTTTGTAGTTGGCAACGTCGGTAGCTGGTCAAGCGAGCCATTACCAGCTGTCCTCATCGGGGAATATGCTGGTCTGGTACCGAAAAACGGTATTAGGGTTGAGGCTGCATGCGCCACCGGATTAGCTGCGACTAGAACTGCTTATAACATGATAGCAAGTGGTGAGGCTAGCATAGTCCTTGTTATAGGTGTTGAGAAGATGAATGAATCTACAACCCCACAGGTTGTCGAGCTGATTGGAAGGGCTGGAAACTATTTCTGGGAATTCCAGAACTTTGGGATGACGTTTCCAGGCTACTATGCTATGTATGCCACCTCATATATGAAGAGGTTTGGGGTGAGAGAGGAAGATCTATGTGAGGTTGCTGTGAAGAACCATTACTACGGATCGATGAATCCTAAGGCACACTTCCAAAACAGAATCACTGTTGAGCAATGCATGTCCTCTAGATACGTTGCATGGCCGCTAAAGCTCTACGACTCATCCCCGATAACAGATGGAGCCGCAGCCCTTATCCTTGCAAGCGAGGACATAGCTATGAAAATAACAGATTCGCCTATATGGATAAGAGGGTGGGGATATGCGAATGGAACCTCTAATCTAAGTAAGAGAAGCGATTATATAGGTTTAGAGGCGACCAGGGTAGCTGCTGAGATGCTCTACAAGAAAATAGGTGTAGATCCTAAGAATCCCGCGAAGTACTTCGATGTAGCTAATCTCCACGATGCATTTACAATAGCAGAGCTAATGGCCTTAAGCGATATGGGATTTGTTAAGAAGGGTGAGGAGCATATAGTGGTGAGAGAGAAGCAAACATATATAGGGGGATTAATACCGGTTAACCTAGATGGAGGGCTAAAGGCTAAGGGCCATCCAATAGGAGCCACGGGAGTTGGTATGCTTGTAGAGCTTACTAGACAGCTTCAACAGAGGGTGGAGAGGGGGAGGCAGGCTCCTATAAAGAGGGGATGGGCTTTGGCACATAATGTAGGTGGTACAGGGCATTACGTATTCACAGCAGCACTATCGGTGGATAAGCCATGA
- a CDS encoding acyl-CoA dehydrogenase family protein: MVFPFETLEDLSIKLSSEHELFRRSVREFVEKKIEPIAMEIDERDEIPRDLLEDMAKQGFFGIGIPEAYGGQGEDHISMVILVEEISRVSPAVSVVIGTNELFAIPIILFGSEEQRKRYLPEIARGEKFGAFAVTEPCCGSDVAGIQTRAEKRGDKWVINGRKAFISNADLADYILVLARTSPPPDKRSRHMGLTFFIVEKGTPGFRLDQRYDKMGLRGSHIYELTLEDVVVPDDNRVGAEDLGFLIAMETFDRTRIGIAAQAVGIAQALFEKTFKYVHQRYAFGYPLAFFQAVQFDLVEILAKILASRYMAYLAAKLADEGKREFTFVASLAKFFASEAAEEIASRAINLHGGVGVIRETGIERFLRDVKIIQIYEGTNEIQRLVAYRQLIRILREKNLIPEEVARLVL; this comes from the coding sequence ATGGTTTTTCCATTTGAAACACTAGAAGATCTTAGTATAAAGCTTTCAAGCGAGCATGAGCTCTTCAGAAGAAGTGTGCGTGAGTTCGTTGAGAAGAAGATCGAGCCTATAGCTATGGAGATCGATGAGAGAGATGAGATACCAAGGGATCTTTTAGAAGATATGGCTAAACAGGGATTTTTCGGCATAGGAATTCCAGAAGCCTATGGAGGTCAGGGAGAGGATCATATAAGCATGGTTATACTGGTTGAGGAGATCTCTAGGGTTTCACCGGCAGTTAGCGTTGTAATAGGAACTAATGAGCTATTCGCAATACCCATAATACTATTTGGATCTGAGGAGCAGAGGAAGAGATACTTACCAGAGATAGCGAGAGGAGAGAAATTTGGCGCCTTCGCAGTAACAGAGCCATGCTGCGGTTCCGATGTAGCGGGGATCCAGACTAGGGCGGAGAAGAGGGGGGATAAATGGGTTATAAATGGGAGGAAAGCCTTTATAAGTAATGCAGATCTAGCAGATTATATCTTAGTGCTCGCGAGGACCTCGCCCCCACCCGATAAGAGATCACGCCACATGGGGTTAACGTTCTTCATAGTTGAAAAGGGAACCCCCGGGTTCAGATTGGATCAGAGGTACGATAAGATGGGGCTTAGGGGAAGCCATATATATGAGTTAACATTGGAGGATGTTGTTGTGCCTGATGATAATAGAGTTGGCGCAGAGGATCTGGGGTTCCTCATAGCTATGGAGACCTTTGATAGAACAAGGATAGGGATAGCTGCACAGGCTGTTGGAATAGCGCAGGCCCTTTTCGAGAAAACCTTTAAATATGTGCATCAGAGGTATGCCTTTGGCTATCCACTAGCTTTCTTCCAAGCAGTCCAATTCGATCTCGTAGAGATCTTGGCAAAGATCCTTGCATCTAGATATATGGCCTATTTAGCAGCTAAACTAGCTGATGAGGGTAAGAGGGAATTCACATTTGTAGCCTCACTAGCTAAATTCTTTGCCTCAGAGGCTGCGGAGGAGATAGCTAGTAGAGCAATAAATCTTCATGGGGGCGTTGGTGTTATAAGGGAAACTGGGATTGAGAGGTTTCTCAGAGACGTAAAGATCATACAGATCTATGAGGGGACAAATGAGATACAGAGACTTGTAGCATATAGGCAGCTGATAAGGATTCTCAGGGAGAAAAACCTTATCCCCGAGGAGGTTGCGAGGTTGGTTCTATGA
- a CDS encoding long-chain fatty acid--CoA ligase has product MQPPLLSSEEVFNKYIKPRIWVKSYDEGVPPDVEIKYFPLYEILDEAVRRYPNRDAQIFMGRRISYKTLGDHSDRLAHAFKEMGVGKGDVIALHMPNSPSYTIAFFAALKVGAIVSPMNPLYTPREIAFQIKSSGSRILVTTNILYKNAEQALKEVKVERVIVAGIEDYMPPLLKPLARLRLKPPKISYSDKIVRLSDLIRSYSPSTYREKIDPLEDIAALMYTGGTTGVPKGAKILHGNIVANLQQIKPLYDVIRKKRSVEGPMRFIGILPWYHIYGLVVVMLYSIYDGGTVIVFPRPDIEGLMKSVEKYRAHVLHGVPTLYNAIINHPKVDRYRLNTLLFCISGAAPLPIEVAKRFEARTGAVLREGYGLTETAVVTHVNPLYGKNKLGSIGIPIPSTYAAIADLEKPILLPPGAVGEIVISGPQVMKGYTAEDENRDAFFTAHGLRWFRTGDIGYMDEEGYFYVLDRKKEMIKYKGYSVYPREIEEVLMMHECVKEAAVVGIPAPDVGEIPKAFIVLKSECKDKVRETDILKWVEDKLAPYKRPKVVEFREELPKSPVGKILRRVLRDEELKKLSLGGK; this is encoded by the coding sequence ATGCAGCCTCCACTATTGTCTTCGGAGGAGGTTTTCAATAAATATATCAAGCCTAGGATATGGGTCAAGAGCTATGATGAGGGGGTTCCCCCAGATGTTGAGATAAAATATTTTCCGCTATATGAGATCCTTGATGAAGCTGTTAGGAGATATCCTAATAGAGATGCGCAAATCTTTATGGGTAGGAGGATTAGCTATAAAACACTAGGGGATCATAGTGATAGGCTTGCACATGCTTTTAAAGAGATGGGGGTTGGAAAGGGAGATGTAATTGCTCTTCACATGCCAAATAGCCCCTCATATACTATAGCGTTTTTCGCAGCCCTCAAGGTAGGGGCTATAGTTTCTCCAATGAATCCTCTCTATACACCTAGAGAGATAGCCTTCCAAATCAAATCCTCAGGATCGAGGATCCTGGTGACCACCAACATCCTCTATAAAAATGCTGAGCAAGCCTTGAAGGAGGTAAAGGTTGAGAGGGTTATAGTAGCTGGTATTGAAGACTATATGCCACCTCTTCTAAAGCCCCTGGCTAGGCTTAGGCTTAAACCGCCTAAGATAAGCTATAGTGATAAGATAGTAAGGCTATCTGATCTCATTAGGAGCTATAGCCCTTCTACATATAGGGAAAAGATCGATCCTCTTGAGGATATAGCAGCTCTTATGTATACAGGTGGAACTACAGGTGTGCCAAAGGGTGCTAAGATTCTACATGGAAATATAGTGGCTAATCTACAACAGATAAAGCCCTTATATGATGTGATTAGAAAGAAGAGATCTGTTGAAGGTCCTATGAGGTTCATCGGGATCCTACCCTGGTACCATATATATGGCTTGGTAGTTGTCATGCTATACTCGATATACGATGGTGGAACTGTTATAGTGTTTCCAAGACCCGATATAGAGGGTCTGATGAAGAGTGTGGAAAAGTATAGAGCCCACGTTCTCCATGGAGTGCCGACCCTCTATAATGCGATAATTAATCATCCAAAGGTAGATAGGTATAGGTTGAACACGCTTCTATTCTGTATATCAGGAGCAGCACCTCTACCAATAGAGGTTGCTAAGAGGTTTGAGGCGCGAACAGGTGCTGTTCTGAGAGAGGGCTATGGCTTAACGGAGACAGCTGTTGTAACCCACGTTAACCCCCTATATGGGAAGAATAAGTTGGGTAGCATAGGTATTCCAATACCCAGTACATATGCTGCCATAGCAGATCTAGAGAAACCCATCTTGCTCCCTCCGGGAGCTGTTGGTGAGATCGTGATCTCCGGGCCGCAGGTTATGAAGGGCTATACAGCTGAGGATGAGAATAGAGATGCATTCTTCACAGCACATGGTCTTAGATGGTTCAGAACAGGGGATATAGGTTATATGGATGAAGAGGGCTATTTCTATGTGCTGGATAGAAAGAAAGAGATGATCAAGTATAAGGGCTATTCTGTATATCCAAGGGAGATAGAGGAGGTTCTAATGATGCATGAATGTGTTAAAGAAGCAGCTGTAGTGGGAATCCCAGCACCAGATGTTGGAGAGATCCCTAAGGCTTTTATAGTACTTAAAAGTGAGTGTAAGGATAAAGTTAGAGAGACTGATATATTGAAATGGGTAGAGGATAAGTTAGCACCATATAAGAGGCCAAAGGTTGTAGAGTTTAGAGAGGAGCTCCCTAAAAGCCCTGTTGGAAAGATACTCAGAAGAGTTCTAAGGGATGAGGAGTTGAAGAAGCTCTCCCTAGGAGGAAAGTAA
- a CDS encoding type I 3-dehydroquinate dehydratase, which translates to MVKKPLVVASLPIRTTADLDLIDGIEEADFIELRLDYMENPTLLDPERLAKYRSKIIVTIRETSEGGVRAVDAVWKSRYLKRLYELGIMYDVEASYLKRYDVPYEGRIVSIHYINRLPTTEEVMEAITRYVDKAYSVKIAVKAFKGYRALLSSLLDIGYENLSLMPIAADPMERLAFGILGSKLIYGYVSEPTAPGQLHYKDLIRILNCIFTIKSENHLE; encoded by the coding sequence ATGGTTAAAAAGCCTCTGGTAGTAGCATCGCTTCCTATAAGGACAACCGCTGATCTAGATCTAATAGACGGTATAGAAGAGGCTGACTTTATAGAACTCAGACTCGACTATATGGAGAACCCAACCCTACTAGATCCTGAGAGGCTGGCTAAGTATAGATCTAAAATTATAGTAACGATAAGGGAGACCTCAGAAGGAGGTGTGAGGGCCGTTGATGCGGTGTGGAAATCTAGATATCTCAAAAGGCTATATGAGCTAGGGATTATGTATGATGTTGAGGCATCATACCTTAAGAGATATGATGTTCCATATGAGGGTAGAATCGTATCTATACATTATATAAATAGATTACCTACAACGGAAGAGGTTATGGAAGCTATAACTAGATATGTTGATAAAGCCTATAGTGTGAAGATAGCTGTTAAAGCGTTTAAAGGTTACAGGGCTCTTCTATCATCTCTACTCGATATAGGATATGAGAACCTCTCCCTCATGCCAATCGCAGCTGATCCTATGGAGAGGCTGGCATTCGGTATTCTCGGATCCAAACTTATATATGGCTATGTAAGTGAGCCAACAGCTCCTGGCCAGCTTCACTATAAGGATTTAATAAGGATCCTTAACTGCATATTTACCATCAAAAGTGAGAACCATCTAGAATAA